The Arachis hypogaea cultivar Tifrunner chromosome 16, arahy.Tifrunner.gnm2.J5K5, whole genome shotgun sequence genome contains a region encoding:
- the LOC112805907 gene encoding 14 kDa proline-rich protein DC2.15, protein MALNTTKLFATILVVSLLSTPLLTNACGSCKAPTPPPPKAKCPKDTLKLGVCADVLGLVNVIVGSPASSKCCALLQGLVDLEAALCLCTAIKANVLGINLDIPLTLSLLLSACQKSLPSGFQC, encoded by the coding sequence ATGGCTTTGAACACTACCAAGCTTTTTGCCACAATTCTTGTTGTGTCACTCCTTTCAACACCTTTATTAACCAATGCATGTGGATCATGCAAGGCACCAACTCCGCCACCACCAAAAGCAAAATGCCCCAAAGACACATTGAAATTAGGTGTTTGTGCTGATGTCTTAGGACTTGTTAACGTTATTGTTGGTTCCCCAGCTTCAAGCAAGTGTTGTGCATTGCTTCAAGGCTTGGTTGATTTGGAAGCAGCACTTTGTTTGTGCACCGCTATTAAGGCCAATGTTCTTGGCATCAACTTAGATATCCCTCTCACTCTCAGCTTGCTCCTCAGTGCTTGTCAAAAATCACTTCCTTCTGGCTTCCAATGTTGA
- the LOC112697503 gene encoding 14 kDa proline-rich protein DC2.15: MAFNTISKLSATILVLSLLSTPLLTNACGSCTPPPKPCPTPAPPPPPKEKCPKDTLKLGVCADVLGLGNVVVGSPVSSKCCALLDGLVDLEAALCLCTAIKANVLGNNLDVPVALSWILSACQKSIPPGFQC, encoded by the coding sequence ATGGCTTTCAACACCATCAGCAAGCTTTCTGCCACAATTCTTGTGCTGTCTCTCCTTTCAACACCTTTGTTGACCAATGCATGTGGATCATGCACGCCACCACCAAAACCATGCCCAACTccggcaccaccaccaccaccaaaagAGAAATGCCCCAAAGACACATTGAAACTAGGGGTTTGTGCTGATGTCTTAGGACTTGGTAACGTTGTTGTTGGTTCTCCAGTTTCAAGCAAATGTTGTGCATTACTTGATGGCTTGGTTGATTTGGAAGCAGCACTTTGTTTGTGCACTGCTATTAAGGCCAATGTTCTTGGCAACAACCTAGATGTCCCTGTTGCTCTAAGCTGGATCCTTAGTGCCTGTCAAAAATCAATTCCTCCTGGCTTCCAATGTTAA
- the LOC112697504 gene encoding inosine-5'-monophosphate dehydrogenase, with product MDFTPPPIEDGFTAEKLFNQGFSYTYDDVIFLPHYIDFPAEAVDLSSRISRNVPLSVPFVASPMDTVSESAMGAAMASLGAIAIIHSNISPATQAAVIRSAKSRRVPILSHPVFLPPSAYIDSLDDFADSPFILVTESGNSKSKLLGYVSKEDYTNQSDKSLKVRDYMAPSTPVTVPWSHDLKEIDKVLEEKKANFVGLVKDNEMVDVVTKDDVEKVKGYPKLAGPGSVGADGEWMVGAAIGTREQDKERLEHLVKAGVNVVILDSSQGNSSYQLEMIKYVKKVYPELDVVGGNVVTIYQAENLIQAGVDGLRVGMGSGSICTTQEVCAVGRGQATAVYKVGSIAYKSGVPVIADGGISNSGHIVKALSLGASTVMMGSFLAGSNEAPGAYEYQNGQRVKKYRGMGSLEAMTKGSDQRYLGDTAKLKIAQGVVGAVKDKGSVLKFLPYTMQAVKQGFQDIGANSLQSAHDLLRSKVLRLEVRTGAAQVEGGIHGLISYEKKYF from the exons ATGGACTTCACTCCGCCGCCGATCGAAGACGGTTTCACGGCGGAGAAGCTATTCAACCAGGGCTTCTCCTACACCTACGACGACGTCATCTTCCTCCCTCATTACATCGACTTCCCGGCGGAGGCCGTCGATCTCTCCTCCCGCATCTCCCGCAACGTCCCTCTCTCCGTCCCATTCGTTGCTTCTCCGATGGACACCGTTTCCGAGTCCGCCATGGGCGCTGCCATGGCCTCTCTCGGGGCCATCGCCATTATCCACTCCAACATCTCCCCCGCCACCCAGGCCGCCGTCATCCGCTCCGCCAAGTCCCGCCGCGTTCCCATCCTCTCCCACCCGGTCTTCCTCCCTCCCTCAGCTTACATAGACTCCCTGGACGACTTCGCCGATTCTCCCTTCATCCTCGTCACGGAGTCCGGCAACTCTAAGTCCAAGCTACTCGGCTACGTGTCAAAAGAGGATTACACGAATCAAAGCGACAAGAGCTTGAAAGTCCGCGATTACATGGCTCCCTCAACACCTGTTACGGTGCCCTGGAGCCATGACTTGAAG GAAATTGACAAGGTCTTGGAGGAGAAGAAGGCGAATTTCGTTGGGCTGGTGAAAGACAACGAGATGGTTGATGTGGTTACCAAGGATGATGTTGAGAAGGTTAAAGGGTACCCAAAGCTGGCAGGGCCTGGATCGGTGGGTGCCGACGGGGAATGGATGGTTGGGGCGGCGATAGGGACGAGGGAGCAAGACAAGGAGAGGTTGGAGCACTTGGTGAAGGCCGGGGTGAATGTGGTGATTCTTGACAGCTCACAGGGTAATTCTAGTTACCAATTGGAGATGATCAAGTATGTGAAGAAGGTGTACCCGGAACTGGATGTGGTTGGTGGGAACGTGGTCACTATATACCAGGCTGAGAATTTGATCCAAGCTGGTGTTGATGGATTGAGGGTTGGTATGGGGTCTGGTTCAATTTGCACCACGCAGGAGGTTTGTGCAGTTGGGCGTGGTCAG GCAACTGCAGTTTACAAGGTTGGATCTATTGCTTATAAAAGCGGTGTTCCTGTGATTGCCGATGGTGGCATCTCAAACTCTGGGCATATTGTCAAGGCTTTGTCATTGGGAGCATCTACAGTTATGATGGGAAGCTTCTTAGCTGGTAGCAACGAGGCTCCTGGAGCTTATGAATATCAG AATGGTCAACgagtaaagaagtatagaggaaTGGGTTCACTAGAAGCTATGACTAAAGGAAGTGATCAAAGATATTTGGGTGACACTGCAAAACTAAAAATTGCTCAGGGGGTTGTTGGAGCTGTTAAAGATAAGGGTTCTGTTTTGAAGTTCCTACCATACACCATGCAAGCTGTCAAGCAAGGGTTTCAAGATATCGGTGCCAACTCTCTGCAGTCTGCTCATGACCTCCTCAGATCCAAGGTGTTAAGGCTAGAG GTCCGGACTGGAGCAGCGCAGGTTGAAGGTGGAATCCATGGTCTGATTTCTTATGAAAAGAAATACTTTTGA